Genomic segment of Eleutherodactylus coqui strain aEleCoq1 chromosome 1, aEleCoq1.hap1, whole genome shotgun sequence:
CTAAAACATTCACggctgtgaacaaacagaccaCAAGTGTGCACAAAACAATAGTAAACAATACACATAACCAACACCAGGGAAGAACTGTCCTTATAAACTATTTACCCAGGTAAGGGACCTGCCTATAGGCAGATAACCCGTCCTAACAAGGGTGAACCTGACCACATGCCCAGGAAACTAGCAGACCGTATGTGGGAGAGGAGATAACCACAGAGATCAACAATAGTAACTTCAGTACTTAACTTTGTGAAAAATCCAGGAAAAAGGCATCTGGCACCAAACTCTGATTTCAACCACAGTCAGCGGGAGATTGAATTAAGCAGCAATGAGTTAGGCACAAGGCCAGGGTAAATAGCCCGCTTAAGTTACACACAAATAACAGTAAGCAAGTCTCagctaataccactcccaccagatcaGAAGATGAAGTGAACCAAATACAAAacctgaaccagattactagaaaggaacagatcTCAGAACCACGGCGACAATATGGTTAACATTTAAATGTTTACATtggttttttactttttcactatGTCGCTCCGGATTCTCCTGCAGTGGGTGAATTTATGACTATAGTAATAAGAAGCAAGGGCCATTATGGTGACAGTTcagcttcactgctttgaatgtaAAGGAAGtgctaaaaatcttttttttttaaatttcttagcATTTCCCATATTCCAAACTAGAATGTTGATTTCCTTGTAAAACGTTTTTCATGTATATAACGTCAAAACGACTTTCCCACTCTGACATCTTTGATGATCGCTTTATGTGGTACTGGTactaaaataaaacatttcccacattttgaacatggaaatggcttaTTTCTTTTGTGAATTTTCTCTTTTGTTACATGATctgatttatttgtaaaacatttcccttaTGCTGAACATAAAtatgttttttctcccgtgtgaattttctgatgcctAATAAGGCTTGATTtaactgtaaaacatttcccacatcctGAACATGGATAAGGCTTCTCTccggtgtgaattctctgatgtttaacaaggcttGATTtaattgtaaaacatttcccacattctgaacatgaatacggcttctctcctgtgtgaattctctgatgtgaaactagagttgatttttctgtaaaacactttccacattctgaacatgaaaatggctttactcctgtgtgagttctccgaTGGGAAAGAAAATTAGATCTTTTTCTAAAACATTTtctacattctgaacatgaaaatggtttctctgccgtatgaattctctgatgtgaaacaaggtCTGATTTTActatgaaacatttcccacatactaAACaaggaaatggcttctctcctgtgtgactgctctgatgtctaacaagggtTTTTCTATCAATAAAACATTTCCTAcactctgaacaagaaaatggcttctctcctgtgtgaattctctgatgtgaaatAAGATTTGATTTTattgtaaaatatttcccacattctgaacatgaaaatagctTCTTTCTCATGTGAATGCTTTGATGTTTTCTCAGCTGAGctgttttttctgtaaaaaatttcccacaatctgaactggaacaagttttttgttccGAATGAATTATCAGATGATCTATGACTTTGGCTTCAGTTATAGGGGAATTCTCACATTCTGAGCAAGGAAACTGCATCTGCCCTGGgtgacttctctcatgtagaATACAATTAATTTGATCTGTAAGATATATCCCACTTTCTGAACAGGAGTATGGCTTCTCATCTGTACTGTGATGTCCTGGCTGTAAGTGAAGGGTA
This window contains:
- the LOC136620273 gene encoding gastrula zinc finger protein XlCGF26.1-like, whose protein sequence is MLEDWGPAALEPPSSSSSLRSSSKMVLLNDPPRMEKTSNEITKRILSFTLEIIYLLTGQDYTIVKKTSGDDATPNSHLYESGGWSRSQSPITEAPPHLPIHEQEILELTNKITELLTGEVPIRYQDVALYLSMEEWEYLEEHKDLYKDVMMENHQPLTSQDNPNKNSEKNIMLSSNYKVEDEDTVQQSSRENLITLHLQPGHHSTDEKPYSCSESGIYLTDQINCILHERSHPGQMQFPCSECENSPITEAKVIDHLIIHSEQKTCSSSDCGKFFTEKTAQLRKHQSIHMRKKLFSCSECGKYFTIKSNLISHQRIHTGEKPFSCSECRKCFIDRKTLVRHQSSHTGEKPFPCLVCGKCFIVKSDLVSHQRIHTAEKPFSCSECRKCFRKRSNFLSHRRTHTGVKPFSCSECGKCFTEKSTLVSHQRIHTGEKPYSCSECGKCFTIKSSLVKHQRIHTGEKPYPCSGCGKCFTVKSSLIRHQKIHTGEKTYLCSA